The window GGCAGGCCTCGACATCGTCACTACGTATGCGGCGCAACGAGAACGCACCGATGCCCCCCGCGGTTCCCCGAAATTGCTCGCCTCGCTTCCGCCCGAAAACCGCCCAGATCGGGCCAAGCAGCCTTCAGACAGCCGCGCCTGTTGCACACCGGCAACGGGCGCCTCCAAAGCTCGGAAGGTCGCGCCGATGTGAACGCCGATCGATTGTATGGCAGCCCTCGCTCTGCCAGAGATTTGGGGAATTGTTGACGTTTTTCCGTCACCTTTCTTAGCGCCCGCCACCCCCGCACTCCCTTCCGAGGCCGCAATGCTCCGCTTCTTCCGTTTGGCCCTGATCGCCGGCACGGCCGTCGCGGCCACGGCGACTGCCGCGATCGCCGAGATCGACCCGCTCACCCGCCAGCCGCTCGTCACCTATGTCGACCCCGCCAAGGCGCAGGCGACCGCGATCCCGCGCGAGGTTGTCTCCTTCAGCGGCACCTATCGCCCCGGCACGATCGTGATCAACACGAGCGAGCGCCGCCTCTATTTCGTGCTGCCCGATGGCAAGGCCGTCCGCTACGGCGTCGGCGTCGGCCGCCCCGGCTTCGACTGGGCCGGCTCGCAGACCGTCACCCGCAAGGCCGAGTGGCCGGGCTGGACCCCGCCGGCGCAGATGCTGAAGCGCCGCCCCGATCTGCCGCGCTTCATGCCCGGCGGCCCGGAGAACCCGCTCGGCGCCCGCGCCATGTATCTCGGCTCGACCCTTTACCGCATCCACGGCTCGAACGAGCCGGAGACGATCGGCCAGGCGGTCTCCTCCGGCTGCATCCGCATGCTGAACGAGGACGTGATCGACCTCTACGAGCGCGCCAAGGTCGGCACCCGCGTCGTCGTCGCCCGCTGAACGAACGCTGCATCGCGCATTACGAAAGGCCGGCCTCGTGCCGGCCTTTTTGTTTGCTTCGACCCGCCCCGGCAACGAGGCGCAGGGCGATCAGAACGGGGCCGTGAAATATACTCGGGCGGCCACGACACCGGCCAGCAGAAGCAGCAGGACGAGGCACTGCAACAGGTCCCGGGCGATCTCGCTGGACCGCGTATCGGACAGCTCGTTGCGAGGTCCGGTCCGATGCGCAGCCGCGCGCCGCTGTCTCTCCGACGCTTCATAAGTGGTCATGGCGACCTCCGTATTTGACGGCGGATGATCGACCAGGTCCGCGTAAGCTCGCGATGCCGGCCATGGCTCGGCGTCATCAAGCCCGCATAAGCGCGAGGACGCGCTCATGCGGGCTGTTGAAAGTCAGGCCGCTGAACGATGCTCGATCGCGTGACCATTGCTCGGTCGCGGCAGGTCATCGAGCGCGTATTTGAGTTCCTCGGCCAGCGAGGGCTGCGCCGCGACCAGAGGCAACCGGCAGACGGAGCCGACACCCGGATGCTGGAACGACAGGGCCAGCTTGACCGCGACCGGATCGGGCTCTCGGGACAGCAGGTCATGGAGCGGGATCAGCCGCCGCTGGAGGGTCTGGGCCTGCTCGAATGCACCGGCGCGGCAGGCTTCCCTGATCCGGCGCAGCAGGCGCGGCGCGAGATTGCCGATGCTGGTGACCGCGCCGCAGCCGCCCGCGACGACATAGGACGGGATGGTGTCGCTGGCCCCGGTTAGGCGCAGGAAGTGCCGGCTGCAGTTGCGCATGATGCGATCGCAACGGGCGATATCGCCGCGCCGCTCGAGGATGCCGACGATGGTCGGATGTTCGGCCATCTCGGCCAGGGTTCCGGGTGCAAGGTCGATGGCGCAACGATCGGGATCGTTGTCGATGATCACAGGTAGCGAGGTGACCTCCGCCACCGACAGGACGTGCCGGACAAGGCCGGCCTGCGTCGGCTTGCTGTAATAGGGCAGCCGCAGGAGAATGGCGCTCGCCCCTGCCGCAGTCGCCTCCCTGACTTCCGCGATGCTGTCCGCGGCCGAATACGACCCGGCGGCAGCCAGGATCGGATAACCAGGCCCAGCCGCGGCGCGCGCAACCGTGACGAGCCGGATGCGTTCCTTGCCGGACAGCGTCGAATACTCGCCGCTGGCAGAGCCGAGCACGATGCCATCGGCACCCTCCTGGACCTGCCAGTCCACCAGCCGAGCCAGGCTTGGCTCGTCGAGGGCGCCGGCCCTGAAGGGCGTGACGAGCGCGGTGAACATCCCATGAAGCCAGTGATCCATATCGACCTCGGCAGAGTGGATTGACGATGGAGGCGCAGCGGAGCGTTCTGCTCCGCTGCGCCTCGGCCGAACTCGGGACGACCGGTGAAACAGGGGCCGAGGGCCCTCAAACCCCACGGGGCGGTCGGGGTTCGATGGCGCCTCTGGTTCCAAACGTGCCCGAGCACGACGCCGGATCAAGGCTAGGCCGGTCGGCATAAGGGTTCGATGCGGATCGGGGCGAATAGTGTGAAGCCGGCATCAGGGCGGCGTGCCGAACGAGGATGTGATTAACCTCTGCGAGCGCTTCGTCTCCGTCGCGCGCTGAATGCCACTGCAGAAGGGTTACGAAAGGCCGGCGTGAAGCTGGCCTTTTTGTTTGCTTCGATTCATGCCGGCTATGCGGCGGCCGAGCGCGATGAAGCCGCATTGTCGGTGCGACAGGCACGGGCGAACGCTCTCGGCGAGCAGCCGATCCGCCGGCGAAACGCCGTGCTGAAAGCACTGGCGGATTCATAACCTATCTCCTCCGCGAGGCGCTCAAGCGATCTTGCCCCGCGGTTCAACGCGTCCTGCGCCAGAGCCATCCGCCAACGCGCCAAATATTCGATCGGGGCGCAGCCAAGAGCCTCGGCAAACCGGTTCGCAAAGGACGATCGCGACATGCCGGCGAGGTCGGCGAGGTCGGCAACCGTCCATCCAGCCCGAACATCGGAGTGGAGTGCACGCAGGACCTTGGCCATGGCCGGGTCGCGCATCCCGGCCAGCAGCCCGGTCGGCCAAACTCCCTCCTCGACGCCATGCCAGCGCAGGCACTCGACCAGCATCACCTCCAGCAGGCGCTGCAGGATCAT is drawn from Bosea sp. Tri-49 and contains these coding sequences:
- a CDS encoding L,D-transpeptidase; translation: MLRFFRLALIAGTAVAATATAAIAEIDPLTRQPLVTYVDPAKAQATAIPREVVSFSGTYRPGTIVINTSERRLYFVLPDGKAVRYGVGVGRPGFDWAGSQTVTRKAEWPGWTPPAQMLKRRPDLPRFMPGGPENPLGARAMYLGSTLYRIHGSNEPETIGQAVSSGCIRMLNEDVIDLYERAKVGTRVVVAR
- a CDS encoding dihydrodipicolinate synthase family protein, giving the protein MDHWLHGMFTALVTPFRAGALDEPSLARLVDWQVQEGADGIVLGSASGEYSTLSGKERIRLVTVARAAAGPGYPILAAAGSYSAADSIAEVREATAAGASAILLRLPYYSKPTQAGLVRHVLSVAEVTSLPVIIDNDPDRCAIDLAPGTLAEMAEHPTIVGILERRGDIARCDRIMRNCSRHFLRLTGASDTIPSYVVAGGCGAVTSIGNLAPRLLRRIREACRAGAFEQAQTLQRRLIPLHDLLSREPDPVAVKLALSFQHPGVGSVCRLPLVAAQPSLAEELKYALDDLPRPSNGHAIEHRSAA